GGCACCGCGGGGTCGGCCGGCCCCTGCGACTTCGACACCCACGACCCGAACGACGGCCAGTGCCCCTGGTTCGCCGGTGTCCGCGGGCGCCCGGTCATGCACTGGTAGGCGTCGTGGTCGCCGGAACTGCCCACGAGCGAGCGGATGATCGTGAACTTGTCCATCATCTGCGCGATGCGCGGGAACAGTTCGCAGATCTGGATGCCGGTCACCTTCGTCTTGATCGGGTTGAACTCGCCGCGCACCTCGACCGGCGCATCCGGCTTCAGGTCCCACATATCCAGGTGCGGCGGGCCACCGGGCAGATAAATGTTGATGACCGACTTGTGCGAGGTCGTGATGCCGGTTTTGGCCTCGGCCGCGAGCAGGTGCGGCAGCGCGAGGCACCCGCCGAACAGCGTGCCGCCGGCCGTGAGGAAGTCGCGCCGGTTGAGACCGTCACAAAATCCGCCGCGCGCGTGCGGCTCGCCAAAGAGAGAAAGCATAGGCAGCACCTTCGGCAACGCAGGGCAATAGTGGTGGGAGCCGACCAAACAGGCAGGTACAATACTTTTCGCCGAATTCCCGTTCTGTGTCCAGCAGAATCAGCGTAAAGCACTGTCGCACCTCCTCATGAAAGCTTCATAAATGTGCCCGGAACGAGGCCCTGCGGAATATACGGAAGAACACATCCGCCTCCTCACCGACGTCGAAGCGGTCCGCCGACGCCCCCAGATGTACAGTGGCGGCACCGATTCGCGCGGGTTACACGGTCTCCTTTTCAGTCTGGTTACGGACTCACTCCACGAGATCATGCGAGCGAGTGGGCGCGCGTTGAGTGTCACCCTTCACGCAGATAATTCTGTCGCAATCGCTGACGACAGAGCCCCAGTCTTCGAGGAACTTTCGCTCGAATCCGTCTTCACCCAGTGGCACGGATTCGGTCCTGGCCCGAACGGGTTGTATTTGGGAACGTACTTGACCGTGAACGCCCTCTCCGCGGAACTGAACGTCTGCGTGCGGACCGACGGAAGCGTCTACCAACACACGTTCCGGCGCGGCGTCACGCACGCGGTGCTGCAAAGCGGTGGGCCATCCAACGACCGCGGACTAACGATCCGCTTTCGGCCCGATCCGCTCATCTTTGGCGAGTTGCAATTCGATAGCGGAATGATCCGCGATATGCTCCGGCAGTACGCATTCCTGCACAGCGGGGTACGCATCTCGTTCACCGACGAATCAGCCGGTGCGCACGACAAGTTCGAGTTCAGTGACGGCATCCGGGCCTACGTGCAATTGCTGGACACCAACCGCACGCCGATTCACCCGGACGTGATCGTGATTCGCGGGGAACAGGCCGGTATCGATTACGAAGTCGGACTACAGTGGTGCGAGGAAGACGAGATTTGCACGTCTTTTGCGAACGACTACTACATGCCGACTGGTGGGACTCACGTTCGTGGGACGCGCACGGGCGTGACAAAAGCAATCAATCGTTTCATCCGTACACGAATGATCGGCGAACGACCCGTACAAGGTGATGACGCACGCGCCGGGTTGACGGCCATTATCTCGGTGCGGTTGGAAGACCCCATCTTTATCAGCGCCGCACGAACGAACCTGGGGAACCCCGAAGTCGAGCACGTTATTGCATCGCGTGTGGAACAGGAACTACTCCGCCTCTTTGAAGTCAATCCCGAGGTCGCCGAGCGCGTCGTTCGCCGCGCGATTCTGGAGCGGGATCTTCGTGAAGCCGCACACGCAGCGCGAAAAAGTCTACGACTCAAGAAGCGAAAGCAGTAATCACTTCCTGGGTCGAGTCTCGGCACTTCGGCAGTCGATCAGCCCGCGCCCTCGCGCATCAAGTACCCCAAGCACAATCGCCGCGACGACCACCACACGGGGGTCGGTTGACGTACAAATATGCGCGGAGACGGGCGCGCAACACGACGGGTTACCATGATCGCAACCAACATTCTCGACCGGATCGGGAACACACCGCTCGTGCGGCTCGACCGGGTCGCACGCGGACTACCGGTTCCCGTTTACGGCAAGTCGGAGTTCCTCAACCCCGGCGGCAGCGTGAAGGATCGCCTCGCGCTCGCGCTGGTCACCGACGCCGAGCGCCGCGGGGTGCTACAGCCGGGCATGACGCTGGTCGAAGCGACAGCGGGCAACACGGGTGTCGGGCTGGCGCTGGTCGCAGCACACCGCGGGTACAAGCTCGCGTGCGTGATGCCGGAGAAGATGTCGGTCGATAAACGTTCCGCGCTCGCGGCTCTGGGCGCAGAAGTGATCGTTACCGCGAACGCGCCGCCCACTGATCCGCGAAACTTTCGGCGCGTGGCCGAGCGCCTGGCGACCGAACGGGGCTGGTTCCTAACTGACCAGTTTGGCAATCCGGCGAACACACGCATCCACGAACAGACCACC
This region of Gemmata massiliana genomic DNA includes:
- a CDS encoding PLP-dependent cysteine synthase family protein; its protein translation is MIATNILDRIGNTPLVRLDRVARGLPVPVYGKSEFLNPGGSVKDRLALALVTDAERRGVLQPGMTLVEATAGNTGVGLALVAAHRGYKLACVMPEKMSVDKRSALAALGAEVIVTANAPPTDPRNFRRVAERLATERGWFLTDQFGNPANTRIHEQTTGPEIVAQLGAQLGAFVCGVGTGGTITGVGRYLKTHAPGAKIVLADPIGSRLAHLVDAHHPDLDASYKVEGIGGSEATAILDLSVIDGAERVSDEESFAMTKRLISEEGLLVGGSSGTAVVAALRVAARGDVSGPVVAILADSWDRYFSAAWFRAHE